A segment of the Lycium ferocissimum isolate CSIRO_LF1 chromosome 10, AGI_CSIRO_Lferr_CH_V1, whole genome shotgun sequence genome:
CGAAatctataaattttaaaaataaaatccgcAATCCAAACCAAAGATTCAAAAGATCGAATTTCAGTTTGGATTTCGGGTTGGCCCAAACTATGCCCACCCCTAGGTGGAGTGATATGAAGAAGGGTATAGCGGAGTTCGTAGCTCAATGCcctaattgtcagcaggtaaaaGTTGAGCATTAGAAGCCTGGTAGATTGTCACAGGACATAGAGATTCCGACTTGAAAATGGGAGGCGGTTAATAtagatttcattacaggcttacctcgttcccAGTATAGGTTTGACTCGATATGGGTGATTattgatagactcacgaagtcaacacattttctacctaTCAAGATTACTTATTCTGCtaaagattatgcgaagctatctattaaggagatagtgtgacttcatggtgttccagtatttATTATTTCAGACAGAGGTGCACAGTttatagctaacttctggagatccttccagaaagGTTTGGGGCACAGGTGAACctcagtacaacatttcatcccaAATAGATAGCCAACAGCGTACTATTCAAACTCTCGAGGATGTGCTACGAGCATATGTGATAGACTtcggaggtagctgggatgatcatttgacacttattgagtttgcatacaataatagctaccgtTCCAGTATCCAGATAGCCCCATATAAGGCCCTATATGGGCAAAAGTGTAgatctcctattgggtggtttgaggTCGGAGAATCAAAGTTAATAGGGCCTGATTTGGTTCAGCAGACGGTGGAGAAGGTTAAGCTCATTCAGGAAAGATTGCTAGCAGCTCAGAGttgccaaaagtcttatgcagataacaGACAACGAGACTTAGAGTTCTAGGTAGATGACTGGGTTTTTCGAAGGTagcacctatgaaaggtgtcatgagactcggtaagaagggaaagcttagccctAGATACATTGGTCCTTATAGAATTGTGCGGATAGTAggccaagtagcctatgagttggattTACGCTTCAGACTTGGAGTCTGTACATCCAATTTTTCATGTATTCATGCTCCGCAAGTGcatcggagatccttccaggattgtgccagtagatgatgttcaggttacaGAGCAGTTGTCTTATGAGGAAGTCCTTGTTGCTATCTTAGATCGCCAAGTTCGTAGGCTGCAAACCAAAGATATTGCTTCTGTAAAAGTACTTTGGAGAAATAAGAAtgtagaagagatgacttggaaGCCGAGAAAGATATGAGTTCTAGATATCCTCATTTGTTTCCAGCTCCATAGCAGATGCAGACTATGACATCATCGTCTTCAGGTATGTATCAGTTACTCTTGTTGGTCGTGTGGGACTATAGTtattattgattgttgtagccctgcgtggcattgtattgtgttgttgcACTGTGTTGCAGGCTGGTAGTGGTGTGATTATATacgaaactctgccaaaatttctgtagccTCCTAAGAGtgctaacattcgaggacgaatgtttctaagggaaagaggatgttacaccccatactTTTATACGTCAAGTTTCCTCATGAGTTGGTTGCTATAGATTCAAAGAGCGAAGTGACCTTCGAGGTCATATGGGGTTAGACATGTCTATCGTGAGTATATAAGATTTTAAGACCATGTTTAATAGGTATTGGCAGGTTCGTGGATCAAgcgaattgaagaaattaaattCGTAGAAACtttaggaaaatttggcagaattctggacaggATATTTGGTCCAACTTTGGGGAGGTATATCTTCtagcatatgaggagttatggaatgcatagcCTATGTAAATTTAAGTTCAGAGAGTTTTGTTTCAATGCAATTGACAGATTGAATATCCGAGAAGTACGGtgcaaaatacggcccgtactAAAAAATACAGTTTCAAGTACGGATCGTATTTCCTTGGCAAAAAGGCAAATTTTTATACTgagaaatacggaccatatttaaAAATACGATTCATACTTTTTGGCCGTATTTTTAAGTCGGCATtagttgagttttttttttttatattttttatatttcataTACTTATTCTTTTAACTCATTTTCTCCATTCCCCTGATCTTCAACATTCTAGAAAACTCTCTCCAATATATCTATCAAACCCCTAagtaaaatcaaggatcaaaagagGAGATAAAGTGTTTAAAGGTGCTAAAGTGATCATGGAAGCTCATTTCTTCTCTTGGTAGTGATTTTGGAGGATATTTCAAGATGAAGCACTCTTGAAATTGATGTATTCTTGAGTtttaaggtaagattctatcttGACTCCATGATTATGAGTTTATATAATGGTTATGCTaggtttggagggaaaggagttggaagaaaggttcaaatatgaatttaagtatATGTTGAGATGTAATTTAACTTGAGCCATGTTGTAAATgtgtttttaagctaaaatcTTGTTGTAAGGATAGTAGTTGGTGTTGAGATTGTACTGGGGATGTTATacttgatataattggaagaagaaagcgTATAAGTGTCATATACAAAacgtatattgggctgttttgatataAATCTTGAGGTGAGTAGTGATGCGGAAttaaagagacttatatgaggttgttgttgtattgttgaTTTTTAGGTGTGTCGTAGTGACTAAGGAGATTGGAATACTAGCCGACAATTTAATTGTGGGATTTGTTGACGACTTGAGTTATGGTAAGgctaactttctttcttttgacatgatccttatgaacgaaACGTAAACGTAACGCTAttccataatgattccattcttaatAGCTAGGGATGTTCCATGTTCTAGTAATGTTGTTCAGTACGTCTTTCTACATATCCagtatgattcatagagtcacttgttgatgaaaatgcAATCTCATAACGATGTTTGGAGGTGTAAttaccttacatcactccgacagatatatatatgtactcttatcatattcatgcattgcattatatataatatagacACACTCTCACACACACATGTACAGACCTATGACCCCTCAAGCATTATAttcgcgtatattatgtattatatacatGTCTGAGGTATgaggtatggggaaggtgataGCGTTATATACGCCCTACCACCTGATCATCTGctcatatgatgatgatgataatgcccacagaggccgatcTGATACGAttggatgcccacagaggcttgacaatcgttatacacacatacacacacacacacacacacacacacacacacatatatatgaccTCATGCTTGCATGCACAGTGTTTACAAAGGCAGTCCAAACATACAGGTTGCATTCATTTCATCCTATGTACTCTTATGTCTTGTCTctttcatgttactttcatgccttacacacttagtactttgtccgtactgacgtccctttttctaggggcgctgcatttcatgcccacaggttcaGGTGGACAGGTTGACGATCCGACCCTGTAGGTTGTTGTTCAGCTGAAATTGGAGCACTCTTCTTGTTCCTCAAAGTTGCTATTGTGTTTTTGGTACGTTATACTTTTGTGTGCATACGGGTatggcgaggccctgtcccaacTTTATTACGTTatatactctagtagaggcttgtagacagtcatgATACAGTTAGATGTTGCATGGCGCccctcggcctatatttttgctGTATAGTATTTCATGATGGCCTTGTCCGCTTGCACAGTTCTATCCAACATAGTTATGTAGTATGTCTTTTTGGGCTCATCCCTTTTTTAGCATACCTCTCTTATGATCTAGCAGATTTTTATCTAACGATCCTTGAGGTCCACTctagtttatgattatgatatgaaagcatATTTACTGGTGCTCGGCAAGTAgggcccgggtgcccgtcatgaccctccgatttgggtcgtgacactgttGAGGGTTAAAAGTGATAAATCTGAAAGCCACCATTGTTGAGGTCTCAAAGCCTTGAGCATTCCAAATGCAAAATCTACTTTGGGAAATATATTGGTGGCAGTTAGAACTAGTTTGAATGAATTCGATCACCtcaaaaattgatgaaaaagaCGATCTGGTTCACCTTTAATTTTGTGTATAACAGTGCAGATACATTGTATATACATAATACAGTACTGTTATACAGATTAAATACATTgtttatacattatatatacattgtttatacattatatatatatatataatatatatattgtgtataaGGGTGTATATGCattgtataataatgtataaaagtgtatatacAGTGCTATACATCATGTTATATAGATTTGAAAATGCATAATGAGAAAATGAAGAGGATTTTGGCATTCTACGGTGGCTTGGGTAAAGAAGGTAAGGAATTAACATTAAAAGAGATTTGACATCCTAAAATTAAATGTAACATATATTGGTTAGTCCAAATGTAAATAATTATAGAGCTATACATGTATAAACTGTTTGTTTGGGTTGTACATTTGGAcgaaaaccccttttttttacaGTTTGGTCACGCAGAAAGCACACAATATTCTCATGAAGTTTAATGACCCGGTTGGATATTTTTTCAATTGAACACAAATGCTCAATttataaattcaaaaagaaaaaaaaatgcttagAAGTTAAAATaatatactccctctattttaatttatgtgaacctatttgtTTTTTATTCTGTGCCTAGAAGAATgatttctttctatatttggaaacaatttacctttatgaaatgatttatagcaaCACAAAGTATATTTGCTTCATTCTATACCACACAACAAGTACAAAAGTTTTATCTTCTTTCTTAATCTCCGTGGCCAATCTAATAAGACGAAATAGACATATCCTGAAACTTAAAGGACTAATTGAGTAAAAAAGTCTTGGAAAATTGGGGGAAAGACTTGTACATTTTTCCAGAAAGAAGCGTGGAGTAGAGACAGAAAAGGAAACCCTGGGCCATTAATCAAAGATCGAACGAGAAGTAACCCTAGAGAAAGTTGATTGTGGCAATGGGTGAAGAGAATAATAAGCAACAAGTTGTAGGATCAGAATACAATTTGGATGCAAAATGGGATGCTTGTCTTGATTTGGGTGTTCGTCGTTTCGCTTACTTTTCCTTAATCGGTGGCTTTGCCGGTCTTCTCCTTTTCCGTAAGTGTCTTTCACATGTGTTTTAGTATTGTTTGTGtgatgaaattattggtgttggatggattagaTTGGGAaagatatcaacaacaacaacaacatacccactaTATTCCAACAAAGTGGGGGTCTcgagagggtagagtgtacgcggaCCTTACCTCCCAAGGgaggaggtagagaggctgtttctgatagactctcggctcaagaaaaggcATTTCCGATAGATTGGGAAAATATcgaaaagggttttttttttttttttgttgttgttattattgggAAGTGTTTTAGTTTCGTGTGTTAAAACCAAGAAACTGGAGCTGGCCTAACAGGGTGttttttaagcacttttgtgGTGTTTGGGTATGATacaaaaagtgtttttaagcaCTTATTGTTAAGCCAAAAGCCATAAGTCATAAATTATAAGCTCATAAAAACAAGCAAAAAATTGTGGGTttgtggaaaaaaagaaaaatactcaCGGAATGTATTGTGCAATTGGTGTTGGATGGGTTAGATTAGGAAAATATtgaaacgtttttttttttttttcgtaattGTTTTAGTTTCGTGTGTTAAAACCAAGAAATTGAAGCTGGACTAAGAGCTTTTGCTTGTGAGTGAAAATGCTTCTAGGGGTTTGTTTCCTCTCTATTTGCTTTTGCTTAGTTTTGTTTGTGTGATGCAGTGATTGCGGAGTCTTATATTGAAAACAAACTAAAATGGGAAATGATGTAAAGGGTTctcttttgaaatttgtttcgCTCTGTAAGTAGACAAATAGAAATCGGAGAAAGGACAAACCCCAACCCCCAACAAATGTGTGTGTGGGGGGCTAATTAGTAAGGAGCACTGGATTGGTTACCGGTTGGTTCCATATTTGCTTCATTCTGTGTGGAACCATATTGTTTATGACTACTTAAAGAATTAGTTCTTTTTGAATCTTAGCTATATGCAGAGTTTTCGATTGCAGAGATAAAAGGGGAACAAAGTGTAACTTATGGCATGCTAGAGGCTATGTTTCTCGGGCTCTCCAAAAATATTGTGGCTTCTGTGTTGGATTCTCTAaaaatgtactccctccgtcccaaaaagattgtcttagtttgacttggcacggagtttaagaaataaaggaagacttttaaaatgtgtggtccaaaacaagtcttagatatttgtgtggctgtaaatcatctcataaagttaaattgtttctaaatatagaaacgtgccaatctttttgggacaaactaataaggaaagtaagacaatctttttgggaggGAGGGAGTACTATATTTGGAGAGTCCGACACGCACCCGGCCGCAATCTTGAAGAGTCTGAGCTACATAGGCCAGAGGTTAAATTTTGATGTAATATTTCTTGCAGTTGCCTTGATAATCAGTCTCCACCTTCCTGTCTTGAAATGTTTGGTAGCTAGATGTCTAGGTGTAGATTTTAGTTGTGCTTGAagctttctttttgtttttcgaTATATGTAATACGAGTAGAgttgctatgatatgatctttCCCTGCTTGTGTTTCTCCGTGTGATCTCCAAAATCTATTAGGCAGATAATGTAATCAGTTAACACATTTGCATTGATTTTTATCACAGGAAGTCCCGTGACACGCTGGGCATCCACAGCATTTGGTGCTGGGACAGGTATAGGATCCGCATACACAGAATGCTCACAGATATTTGGTGGATATCCTGGAAAATCAACTGCTAGTGTTTCTGAGACTCCTATGACCAAGGTAATACATTGCATGTATCAGTGAATGCTCAGTATTCTTTTCTCCaataagttttgctaagtttgtTATTTTTACATGTGTGTCCAGCCTGAAATATTCAGTTGGACTTCATGGCTTGTATAGTTATGCTCTTTCCTGATATGTTTTTTTCCTCTTCGTTTCTCTCTGTTCCTTCTTTATTGGGTGAGAAGTCTCTTGTTGTGTCattaccttataaaaaaaagTCTCTTGTTGTGGGGCCAGGGGTAGTACCATAGTAGAAGGATGGCATTTCGTGGTGCATTTTTAAAGTTTAAGGGCTCTGATTTTTAACTAGTCATGAAAGAAATATTTTAGCttgctattttcttttttaaagctGTGAAGCTGCAATCTTGTATCCTTGAGTAGTAGCTGATTAATCATTAAAGTAATCGGTTTTTCAGTTCATATCTATTTATGCTCTCATTTGGTTGTCTGAGTCTTCGCATCCTTTAGGTTAATTTAGTTTGTCTTTAAAACCTTGGATATTCTCGGATTttcattttccaaaaaattctTCTTATAAGAGAATTACTTCAATACTCTTatcaaaaaagaagagagaactACATCGATACTGTTTAGAGAGGATATATAGTTTCTGAGCCGTAGCTTATGGAAGATGGTCAAGGTTGTGACTCTTGTGACTTGTAAGTAATCTTCATGGACCTGGTTTATTGTCTATATGTACTTAATCAGAATTAAGTTTGTTTGCTTAGAATCCGTATAGAGTTCGATTCCATTTTAGGCCTTATTTGTCTTTACTAAGATTAAGTTTTTTGAATCTGATAGTAAGACGTGTATTAGGATTAAAACGTCTGAACCTGAATATGTATTAAGGGTCCTTTGGTAGGGTGTATAAGAGTAGTATTGAATAGGGTGTATTAGTAATGCTGGGATTAGTTATGCTGAGAgctatgttactcggactcttcactttcggtgccgcacccgtgtcaACACAacatgggtgtgggtgtgggtgtgggtgtgggatccGTACCCGATCTGGTCAACCGATTTTGGttactttgaccaaaatcgacgTAGAAATTCTGGACAGATTCAATGATTTCTTTAATCAAAACTAAAGCTaaggtgaaattgaagaaaatggattACCTTGTGTATAAAAATTTCTATGTCactttgtttcctttttatctCCTTCGGGGATTctcctcttgatcaatatttttcctcaagttttccacataatattccataatttaggttttataactctatttttagatatttgaatttttttagccgaatccccgcacccgtatccATAACTAGATCCGTatccccgaatcttaaaatttagatcatgaaggatcCGGCATCTAGATCCGCACCCGTCTCGGACACCCACACtcgagtccgagtaacttaggcTGAGAGTATTTCTTATCGACTGTTTAGCGTGGCGTATTAAAAATAACATCCATTGCATAATTTCTaagaaaattaattgtttacaaaaataccctccacaTTCTTTAGCTTTGAGGGACTTCAAGGGCAATTTTGTCTTTAACCATGCTTATCCATGCATTAATTACCTTGGTATTGCTAATCCCATAGTTTGCTATGTATTAGTTATACACAGGATAATACCAAGTAATACACAGGTTGATAAAGTGTACCAATTAGTAATACCAAAGCTAATACATGCATTGTTTTCTCTAATACATCCTACCAAACGACCGCTAAGATCTGAATACTAAACAATTAACACTGTTTGTTTCTCAACAGTAtaaagttttgtttttgttgaaaattaataaataaaattcagTTAAAATACTAATTAGTCTAATactatgtataaaatattaaaaaataaatttatatggtGGTTGGTAGTGGTTGTGGGTGCTGACTGCCGGTTGTACGTAGGTGGTGGTGGCGGTGATGGCTGATAGTGATGGTTTTGGGTAGTAATATTGAAATTCTCACATTTATTCGGAAGATGATAAGCTAGCAGTGATGGTAACTGACAATAATGgttgatggtggtggtggttgataaTGTGGTGGATGATGGTGATAGATAATGGTGGGGCGACTAATAGCGGTTGGCAGTGATGATTGTAAATGGTGGCTAGTGGTGGTGACAACTGATTGTGGTGATTGATAGTGGTGGTAGCTGATAGTGTGGCGGAGAGAACATCCATGGTGGTAGGTAGCGGTGAAAGTGGATGGAGTGATAGTGAAAAGATTTCTCTGTAGAAATCCTTGAACGGATAACATCTTAATAATATTAAGACTTAGTTACAGATTTTAATCATTTAAATCTATTCAGACCCATGAAGTGgttgtaaaataaaagaaataaacgCATTTaatgattgatatatgcatgatgaAGATTCAGACCTAAAAAATACAATCACTTAATGACTGAGATTTGATTGATTAAGATTTTGACCTTCATTAAGTACAAACAAATGAGGCCATAGTGTACTTTAAGAAGTGGAAAAACTAATCCGTTGCagaatttaatatatatttggcAGAAAAGTGGTAAATATACCACCTTAGGTTACGTTTAGTTGCTTCTCAATAATAAATTCTGTTACTTGTGGGCTTGGGCTTGGAAATGTATCAGTTGCCTTAAATCTTCAAAATCAATTCAAAGCAAATGTCTTTGTCAATCCTCTGATCAAATCTTTGGTTAGCATGGtgaatgaagaaacaaattaacACTTCTTGATGCCTATTTCCTTGAACCGCTATTCATACTCAAGTTTCCTTTGTATTGCATGTGCTGAATCTTCATGACTTGGCCTTACCGTGTCATTCCTTGGCTTTGATACAGTTGATCTTGTTCTGTTATTGATAAATGGATAACTGATTTTGAATAGATTTTATATTCCTGAAGTGTGAAAATTGTTTAGGGGCGTAAGTTAATCAGGGGAAGATGATGTGGAGAATGCTATGAGGAATCAAATGGACTGATCTGTAACTAACAaccatctttttcttcttaGTTTTCTAATTTTTTGTATCTAAACGATTATTACGAACACGATAGCTAACCATCCAAACATGCCTTAACCAATGGAAGGCTATCATTTTTCTAGTGCTCTGTGTTAGAATCTTGATGTCCCGTTGCCCAACAGACTTGTATTCTAAATCCATCAGACATCCATAAAACAATAAAGGTGCTGCCACCTTGTCCAGCTGGTGTGTGAGcttgtgtttttttcttttagatttttaatttttcttcccCGTTGAGTAAGTTTGCACTATTGTTTATTAGCTTGAAGTTATAACAGCGGTGctgttgagaatataattaacTAAATAAAAGTGTGCTCTCTCTAACACCTTAagcttttttttgtttttttattggtccacacacttcaacatggCATGGAGGCATAGTTATTGTAAGTTTAATTAGTAATGGCGTGCGGAAGTTTGTGGAAGTTTTAATTGTCCCAAATGTTTCCCATGTATATTTAGGGTATATTGGGCTGCTTTCTGATTTTGTAGCATGTCCCCTTTTATGTACATACTATACTCATCCTGATAGACATGCTATTTGCTTCTATCTTATGCATCAAATTCTCCCTCtcacttattttcttgttgggTCCAGTGTACACAGTTATTTCTTGTTGGAGAAGGGGTGTGAGGTTTGAAGGGTGGGTTTTGTATACTTTTTCGTGAGGTTATGCTATTATGTTGCTACTAATGTTTACTTCCaactttttatgcttttgtgttactactgtttttatttttattttgtataatgttgATTGAAATGAATTTAAATGGAGAAACATGGTTAGTGAGGATTCTCACTGCAATTGCATTAGAGACGGGGGTGTTGTTATCGTTGTTTTGTTACTACTGTTTACTTTAACTTCCTAAATTTCTTCTTTGACAGGATGGGGAGGAATGAAGCAACCCTTTCACTAGTACCACCGATCAAATTTTTCTTTAGCTGATGAGATTGTTGTTTCCTGTGGCTTTTTGCCCTTTGTTAAGCCAATATTGTTTTGTATGACTTGATGTTCAGAGCAATCTATCGctcatttgttttattttactttgtaaCTGTTACAATCAAAATGGAATTAGCTagccaaaggaaagaagaataaTTGCTTTAGCTGCATCTTCTTGTGTTGTGTTCACTCCTTTGCTGATGAAAGTATTTTGTGCCCTCTGGGCTATGAAGTACTATCTGATGAATTATTAAGTTTTTTCTGTTATGAGCAATATGCATTTCTTTTACGGGAAAAACCATATTATAGTCATTTTTATATTCCATCCATACATTTTATATGGAAATTTATTCCATTTTGAAAAGTTGAGAAGTGTTTGCCACTACCATTTCTATGGCACTTccacaattttcatgaatttaataaATTTGATGTGATTTATTCCTATATCAAGTAAAATTTTGAActgttattttaatttattttccaaGAAGTACTAATATGGTGGTTTACATCGAAATCTCAAGTTCTACGTCTAGACCAAAGACCATGGTACAAAAATGCAACAGAGGGATAGTTTTGGTTCGTTGAAGAAGAGTCTGATCACTTGGTGTGAACAGACTAAAACTTTGAAGTTATTGCGTGTGGTAGAATATAAAATTGGTGATGACAGATGAAATGTTGACACTGGTTACTTGCATCTAGTGTTGGATCAAACTTGGGTAAAGTTAAACTATAGTCGATGGGAAGCATATTGCTGAGAAATTATTTTCTGCATCACATGTAATAGAAGTTGGTGACTCATAGAGGGTAGTGGGATGGGAAGGGATCACATGTGGTATAgtttatatttaatattttgaggCATTAAACAGCAACAAAAATGTTATCTGAATATCTATCACAAAAATTTACCCCTGTTAAGTGATATCTCATAGGGGTAGCGGTGTAGTTGCTTTCAGTGAATAGTTTCTTCAATTTCTGCTTTTGTTGAAAATGAGGTCTTTCTACTTCATAAGACTAAATAAAGAAGGATTTACTAGGAAACATTTCATCAAAAAACAGCACTTATCGACCATTGGCATTTTAGTCAACCTCCTTGAAGATATTCCAAGCAGATTTTTTGACAATGTAGGATAAGAATTAAGTGCAAAACTAGTTTGTCGTCCAATAATCTGGAGGGTAATTACAAGAATTTATTTCATCTTCAGTTTCCTATTATGGGAATTAAGAGCATGGTCTGAACAATAAGCATCGAGGCAAATAACCAGTTCCATAGGGTTCACAATATTCATGAAAACAGAAGCAACCGTGaagtattatttatttatagcaTCAGAGGTGCTATGAAACAGAAGTACAACTATTTGTTTTATTACAACAATCAAGTACCACATTTTACTCTACAAAAGAGCAAATATGACATTTCGCTAGTCCATGATATTGGAAAGTCTTATTTTCGGAGAGAGGAGATTTCCTATCCCCGTCGTCTTGTTCAATGGCCTTCTGTTTTTGTTGAGTCAGTCATACAAGAACAATCAGGGCAAGGACATTCAACTTTCTCATCAATTGAGCTAGTCATGCAAGAACAATCAGGGCAAGGACATTCAACTGTAGTTAGCAAATTTCTTGTTCTTGGTAAGTTTAAGTTCACAGAGTATGTTTTGGCTAAGACGCTTGACTCAATGGTTCCAGGAGTTTCAACATGACTCTCAATCGACTCACTGGTGCTGAGATAGAAGCAAAGTGCAAAAACCATGAAAACCAAGGCCACTGAGATTTTCTTTGCCATCGATAAAAAGTTTTAACTAGTCCCTCTCTAATACTTATGCTATTGATGTGGTTGCTCAAAGCAATCGAATTGTTGACATTTATAGTGATAAATTGCTTAGACGTTAACATTGAATAATTAGTACTAGCTGGGATATCTATGTTGTACTAGAGCATATCCTTTTTGGAATTAGTGTTTCGGCTGTGTTTTGTGAAAAATAATGTCAATTTCTCCTAAAAAGTTAAAGATGGTGTATTTGCCACCAATGGGGAAAAAAACAAAGCATCAACAGAAATGTGTGATATTTAGGTTCAATGCCGTCTCAGTTTCAGATATTACAAATAAATGGCTACTTCTAAATTTTGTTCGCGTTTCTTAACAGACTAGTTTTTTGAGACGTGCGTTGCTCGTGTATTTCATGCTAATTAATATAAATAGTTTAAAACGATATAGATAATATAGAATAAGTGTGTGGTGCACGAAATTTGAAGAGAGAAAATGTAAGCTCAAACTAATAAATGGTGACCATATTTGATCTATATTTATTGTCATTGTACTGTAAAACACAATTTTACCAAAAACTGCTATTGAATGAAGTTGAAAAAAGCAAGTCTTATTCAGTTATTGGTTATCTTATGTATTAGTACTTCATAGAAATTTAAAACACTACCAAATCAGAGGAAATAGTCTCTTGATTCTACATTCACTCCCACTCTAAAATATTAtgattaggggtgtacaaagtaaaccgacaaatcgcaccaaaccaataaaccgagaaaaaaacctgactagtggtttggtttgccTTGATTTGgcgttgaaaaaaaaaaaacccgaccataattggtttgggttggttttaaataaaaaaagtcaaaataaaaaaagtcaaaccgaaccaaaccaatccgacattacatgtattcaatttttaaaatattttatacataaaaatatttatttgtaatgtaatttataaatatttcttaaattttttcgtagttttttaatctattatcatattattcaagcttgaacttagaattttgaatgtcaataagttttataccctatggatgttagtaactcaaataaagtccaaaccaaaaccaactcaacactaa
Coding sequences within it:
- the LOC132034274 gene encoding MICOS complex subunit MIC10-like; the encoded protein is MGEENNKQQVVGSEYNLDAKWDACLDLGVRRFAYFSLIGGFAGLLLFRSPVTRWASTAFGAGTGIGSAYTECSQIFGGYPGKSTASVSETPMTKDGEE